A genomic region of Branchiostoma lanceolatum isolate klBraLanc5 chromosome 4, klBraLanc5.hap2, whole genome shotgun sequence contains the following coding sequences:
- the LOC136432568 gene encoding G protein-coupled receptor 137Ba-like, which translates to MSDAYRDFPKVFPDHVHGMLVRSALRGAENVGVGSADLGAPTPIPVGPSYLPNATFGLTVTYIVLYALLFMFIYAQLWLILYYRHKRLSYQTVFLFLCLFWSGLRTTLFSFYFKNCVLANNLSTFPYWLLYCCPVCLQFITLCLLNMYFAQVVFKAKGKYASNPSRYKRPLKIAFGVAVLIFVVTNITCAVLIRQYNGQDIPEGIIAGRVVINDSLFVISAILLSVCIYKIARMPTANVLLEAKGFTVGQSIAASVGIILLYVSRAMYNLIAVSPIPTPTLGYSWLNVSDQADLLNLGASDLNYIVFGLVLFFWELLPTSIVVILYRVRRPPQDLMSSGMSTQSYKYFFDNPRRYDSDDDLSRVHSRSGSQYDIPTLPVTPSSYSINSSTPTPRGYGTIMRSSSGSYPSGQYGMPGTTPPLLFNTGNVNPGGRHQVYDGT; encoded by the exons ATGTCAGACGCGTACAGAGACTTCCCTAAGGTCTTCCCAGACCACGTTCACGGGATGCTTGTCCGCTCAGCGCTGAGAGGGGCGGAGAATGTCGGTGTGGGTTCGGCGGATCTCGGAGCTCCTACCCCCATCCCCGTGGGCCCCTCCTACCTTCCCAACGCTACCTTTGGGCTAACGGTGACATACATCGTTCTCTATGCGCTGCTATTTATGTTCATCTACGCGCAGCTGTGGCTCATACTGTACTACAGACACAAGAGGCTCAGTTACCAGACTGTCTTCCTGTTTTTATGCCTGTTCTGGTCGGGCTTGAGGACTACTCTGTTTTCGTTCTACTTCAAAAATTGCGTCTTGGCCAACAACCTGTCGACTTTCCCCTACTGGCTGCTGTACTGCTGCCCAGTATGCCTCCAGTTCATCACTCTGTGTCTTCTCAACATGTATTTTGCACAG GTGGTCTTCAAAGCAAAAGGCAAATATGCCTCAAATCCCAGCAGATATAA ACGACCACTGAAGATAGCATTTGGAGTGGCGGTTCTGATCTTTGTGGTCACTAACATCACCTGTGCAGTCCTGATACGTCAGTACAATGGACAGGACATTCCAGAG GGCATCATTGCAGGCAGGGTTGTTATCAACGACTCCCTGTTTGTGATTTCTGCCATTCtgctgtctgtctgtatttacAAGATTGCCAGAATGCCAACAGCAAATGTTTTACTGGAAGCTAAG GGCTTTACAGTGGGCCAGTCCATTGCGGCATCAGTAGGGATCATCCTGCTGTATGTGTCTCGTGCCATGTACAACCTGATCGCCGTCTCACCCATTCCCACACCAACCCTCGGTTACAGCTGGCTCAATGTCTCTGATCAG GCTGACCTGTTGAACCTGGGGGCCAGTGACCTGAACTACATTGTGTTTGGGCTGGTTCTGTTCTTCTGGGAGCTCCTGCCCACCTCCATTGTGGTCATCCTGTACCGAGTCAGGCGCCCTCCTCAAGATCTG ATGTCATCAGGCATGTCCACCCAGAGCTATAAATACTTCTTTGACAACCCGAGGAGGTACGACAGTGATGATGATCTTTCCAGGGTGCACAGCAGAAGTGGCAG CCAATACGACATTCCGACGCTGCCAGTCACCCCCAGTTCGTACTCCATCAACAGCAgcacccccaccccccgggGCTACGGCACCATCATGAGGAGCAGCAGCGGGAGTTACCCCTCGGGGCAGTACGGCATGCCCGGCACCACCCCCCCTCTCCTGTTCAACACGGGGAACGTCAACCCTGGGGGCAGGCACCAGGTGTATGATGGGACATGA
- the LOC136432569 gene encoding isoleucine--tRNA ligase, mitochondrial-like — protein sequence MLMTWRKVSVCSIPVVRTRTCQRWQTHPLSLPGKRHASSKKYSDSILLPKTTFPIRPKNPAAEEVEIQKVCGFSELYSWQRQQDRQKDFVLHDGPPYANGDPHVGHALNKILKDMINRYKLLRGYRVDYRPGWDCHGLPIELKALSEGRDSFRHLQPLQIRNKAKQFAEKAIRNQVAAFRRWGVMADWDNGCYFTFDKQYEAKQLELFYKMYEKDYIYQDFKPVFYSPSSRTALAEAELEYKEDHVSHAVYAKFPLATLSPALKAIVGGRCDVSVLTWTTLPWTIPANEAMCYTPSHEYSLCQCKTTGQLYILAAERVEGTAQVLGTSLDVLNTFPGSTLEGSTCQHPTIHGKVSPLLPAYHVSMAKGTGLVHTAPAHGMEDYTAALAFQLPVVTMVDEDGRYTDQAGPHLNGKNIFTDGNETVVEQLRSAGHLVHEQNYKHSYPYDWRTKKPVFIRASLQWFVNTNSIKDRAVDLIDGVRMYPEGTAANSLKAWVSTRNYWCISRQRVWGVPIPVFYHRESGKPLLTKESVDHVVSLVRREGTDCWWTLPMEELLPDDVIRKAGYRDVSEFDKGADILDIWFDSGVSWAAVLEDSGGVADMYLEGKDQHGGWFQSSLLTSVAVRDRAPYRCVFVHGFAMAEDGTKMSKSLGNVVDPNLVVSGGKNRDKHPAYGADVLRWWVAGSDVHSHVYIGNNILNTARDTVLKVRRILRFLLGNLSGFSPAEHTVLYHQLRPVDQYMLHVLYQYAQKVTDAYENFHFTKVQYLTLGLVTKELSSFYLNITKDRLYCDDQTSTGRRGCQTVQFHILDVLTKTLAPVLPHLAEEIYLHHTCLGEEAPSVFKSSWFESDPAWYRPDLEPLWGVADDVRDAFNRQIESADPRLYDVAIFASSTVYDILKVLQSEETSCTSDLCETMMSSFVSLHQEDHQENSPSSVSQQTVSKVSQYECVISEADGSKRTATFTLHVSPASHQKCERCRKYVAASLTTPCDRCLAVMAHSWAT from the exons ATGCTGATGACTTGGAGGAAAGTAAGTGTGTGCAGCATCCCAGTTGTAAGGACGAGGACttgtcagagatggcagacacACCCCCTCTCCTTACCGGGAAAGCGGCATGCCAGCAGTaagaagtacagcgactctaTTCTCCTACCAAAGACAACATTTCCCATCAGACCGAAGAACCCTGCTGCTGAAGAGGTAGAAATCCAAAAG GTTTGTGGTTTCTCTGAGCTGTACTCCTGGCAGAGACAACAGGACAGGCAGAAGGACTTTGTTCTCCACGACGGACCGCCGTACGCCAATGGTGACCCTCATGTGGGACATGCCCTCAACAAG ATCCTTAAGGACATGATAAACAGGTACAAACTGCTGCGTGGTTACCGTGTGGACTACAGACCAGGCTGGGACTGCCATGGGCTGCCCATAGAGCTAAAGGCACTGTCAGAGGGCAGGGACAGCTTCAGACATCTGCAGCCTCTCCAGATCAGGAACAAAG CAAAGCAGTTTGCAGAGAAGGCCATCAGAAATCAGGTGGCTGCCTTTCGCAGATGGGGAGTCATGGCAGACTG GGATAACGGATGTTACTTCACATTTGATAAACAGTATGAAGCTAAACAGCTGGAGctattttacaaaatgtatgaaaag GACTATATATACCAGGACTTCAAACCAGTTTTCTACTCTCCATCATCAAG AACTGCACTTGCAGAAGCTGAGTTAGAGTATAAAGAAGACCATGTCAGCCATGCAGTCTATGCCAAGTTCCCATTGGCTACTCTGTCACCAGCCTTAAAAGCCATAGTGG gAGGAAGATGTGATGTTTCAGTCCTGACTTGGACAACCTTACCCTGGACCATACCTGCCAATGAAGCCATGTGCTACACACCTAGTCATGA ATATTCCCTTTGCCAGTGTAAGACTACGGGACAGCTGTACATACTGGCTGCTGAACGGGTAGAGGGCACTGCTCAAGTCCTCGGCACAAGCTTGGATGTCCTGAACACTTTTCCAG GTAGTACTCTAGAAGGTAGTACATGTCAGCACCCTACCATCCATGGTAAGGTGTCTCCCCTGCTCCCAGCCTACCATGTCAGCATGGCCAAAGGTACAGGACTGGTGCACACTGCACCGGCACATGGCATGGAGGACTACACTGCAGCACTGGCCTTCCAGCTTCCTGTG GTCACTATGGTTGATGAAGATGGTAGATACACTGACCAGGCTGGACCACACCTTAATGGCAAGAACATCTTCACAGATGGAAATGAAACAG TTGTAGAGCAGTTGAGATCGGCTGGTCACCTGGTACATGAGCAGAACTACAAGCACAGCTATCCTTACGACTGGAGAACTAAGAAACCAGTGTTTATACGGGCCAGTCTACAGTGGTTCGTGAACACCAACAGTATCAAAGATAGAGCTGTG GATCTGATAGATGGCGTCAGGATGTACCCTGAGGGAACAGCAGCCAACAGTCTGAAGGCCTGGGTGTCCACCCGGAACTACTGGTGCATCTCCAGACAGAGGGTGTGGGGTGTGCCCATACCCGTCTTCTATCACAGGGAGTCCGGGAAACCTCTCCTCACCAA AGAATCAGTTGATCATGTGGTGAGCCTGGTGAGGAGAGAAGGGACAGACTGCTGGTGGACACTTCCCATGGAGGAACTACTGCCTGATGATGTCATTAGGAAG GCTGGCTACAGGGATGTCAGTGAGTTTGACAAGGGTGCAGACATCTTGGATATCTGGTTCGACAGTGGGGTGTCCTGGGCTGCTGTGTTAGAAG ATTCAGGAGGGGTAGCTGACATGTACCTGGAGGGAAAGGACCAACACGGAGGGTGGTTTCAGTCTTctcttctcaccagtgtggcaGTGAGGGACAGAGCCCCCTACAG GTGTGTATTTGTACATGGCTTTGCTATGGCCGAGGATGGCACCAAGATGTCCAAGTCCCTGGGGAACGTGGTGGATCCAAACCTGGTGGTCAGTGGAGGAAAG AACAGAGACAAGCACCCGGCATACGGAGCAGATGTGCTTCGCTGGTGGGTGGCGGGGTCAGATGTGCACAGCCACGTCTACATCGGCAATAACATCCTTAACACAGCCAGGGACACTGTGCTTAAG GTACGTCGAATTCTGCGCTTCCTGTTGGGGAATCTGTCTGGGTTCAGCCCAGCAGAACACACAGTATTGTATCACCAGCTCCGGCCTGTGGACCAGTACATGCTACATGTTCTGTATCAGTACGCACAGAAG GTAACGGATGCCTATGAAAACTTCCATTTCACCAAAGTGCAATACCTGACCCTGGGTCTGGTCACTAAGGAACTGTCCAGCTTCTACCTCAACattaccaaggacag GTTGTACTGTGATGACCAGACCTCGACAGGCCGGCGTGGCTGCCAGACCGTCCAGTTCCACATCCTGGATGTGTTGACCAAGACTCTTGCACCTGTCCTGCCTCACCTGGCCGAGGAGATCTACCTGCACCACACCTGTCTGGGggaag AAGCTCCGAGTGTGTTCAAGTCCAGCTGGTTTGAGAGTGACCCTGCCTGGTACAGACCTGACCTGGAGCCCCTGTGGGGAGTGGCTGATGATGTGAGGGATGCCTTCAACAGGCAGATAGAGTCAGCAGACCCCAGGCTGTATGATGTGGCCATTTTTGCATCAAGTACAGTGTATGACATCCTAAAG GTGTTGCAGTCTGAGGAGACGTCTTGTACCTCTGACCTGTGTGAGACGATGATGTCATCGTTTGTCTCTCTGCATCAAGAAGACCATCAAGAGAACAGTCCATCATCTGTGTCTCAACAAACTGTGTCTAAAGTGTCACAATATGAGTGTGTAATATCAGAAGCAG ATGGCAGCAAGCGGACGGCCACTTTCACCCTCCACGTTTCTCCAGCCTCCCATCAGAAGTGTGAACGGTGTCGGAAGTACGTCGCCGCGTCCCTGACTACACCGTGTGACAGATGTCTGGCTGTCATGGCCCACTCCTGGGCCACGTGA